The sequence below is a genomic window from Geothermobacter ehrlichii.
CAGCACCAACAGGCCGCCGATGATCATGTCGCGCGTGTTGGGCATGCCGACCCGGTTGGCGATCCCCTCGTAATCGATGGCGATGTAGAGGGCGATCAGGGCGGCGACGACGGCGATGACCAGGTCGACCGTCGGAATCCGGTCGGTCGCCGACATCCAGCGCAACCCGGGGATGTTCACCTTCCGCTTCAGGGTGGGGAAGGAGACATAGATCAGAAAGAGGGCGAAGGCGAGGTGGATGGACCGCACGTAGGTCGAATCGAGCAGCAGCCAGCTCGACAGCGACAGCTGGAACATGGACCAGCAAAAAGCGACGATCGGCACGATGAAGCGCTGCCAGCCGACGGCATGACGCAGCCCCATCTCCTCCTCTTCCACCATGCGGCGGGCCTTTTCAAGTCCCTCGTCGATCGGTTCCTGCAAATGGTTGTCATTCATGGTCGGTACTCCTTGATGGCATCTCGAGGCCTCGGTCGCCTCAGTCAAGCCGCCGGCGGCGGCTTGACTCAGGGATCGAAACGGAAGAAAGGCCGGGAGGCTTTCGCCTCCCGGCCGTGCGGCTTACTTCATCAGGCCGGCTTCTTTGTAGTACTTCAGGGCGCCGGGATGGATCGGGGCCGACAGACCCTGCAGCATGCTCTCCTTGGTCAGCACGGCGTAGGCCGGATGCAGCTTCTTGAACTCGTCGAAGTTCTCGAACACTTCCTTGGTGATGGCGTAGACGATGTCGTCAGGCACATCGGCGCTGGTGCAGAAAGTCGCCTTGACGCCGAAGGTCTCGACATTCTTCTTGTTCATCACCCCCGGATACTGGTCGACCGGAATGAACGACGGCGCGTAGTAGGGGAACTTGGCCACCAGCTTGTCGACGATGGCCTTGGGCACCTCGACGAAGTTGACCTTGCGGGCTCCGGCGACCGCTTCCTTCACCGAGCCGTTCGGATGACCGACGGTGTAGAAGAAGGCGTCGATGCGGCCGTCCTGCAGCATGCTGGCCGACTCGGCGGCCTTCAGCCCTTCGGCCTTGAGGTCCTTCTTGTAATCGATGCCGGCGGCCTGAAGCAGGTCGATGGCGTTGCCGCGCTGGCCGGAGCCGGGGTTGCCGATGTTGACGATCTTGCCCTTCAGGTCGTAGACGGTCTTGATGTTCTTGTCGGCGGCGGCGACGATGGTCACCGACTCGGGATGGATGGAGAAGACGGCGCGAAGCTTCTTCTGCGGCTTGCCTTCCCAGTCGGCGGTGCCGTGATAGGCCTGGTACTGGCGGTCGGACTGGACGACGCCGAACTCGAGATCGCCGGCCATGATGGCGTTGACGTTGAACACCGAACCGCCGGTCGACTCGACGGTGGCGCGCAGATGGTACTGCTTGCGCTTCTTGTTCACCATCTTGGCGATGGCGCCGCCGGTCGGATAGTAGACGCCGGTGACACCGCCGGTGCCGATGGTGACGTAGGTGGTCCGGGCGGCGAAGCCGGATACCGGCAGCATGGCGACGGCGACGACCGCCGCGAGACAAAGGGTCAGCAACTTCTTCATGTTTTCTCCTCCTTTTGTGGTTGATGTCACTGCAAGGCAGTGACGGTGATTACATCTTCGGCCACGGCGTATACAGCAAGGCCGATGCCAGTTTGCAGCGTCGACGCCAACACCCTGTTTTGTAAAACGATTTTCTAAAAATTATCGGCAGACGGGCGACCCGGGAGGGTATAACTTTGGTTATGGACGCGGAGATGACGAAAGGAAAAGGACGGGTTTGGGCAGGATTTGCCGAGGGCTATAACCAGGGTTATGGTTATAGCCATGGTTATACCCCTCAAGAAACGGAACGTCTCTGACGCAAACGCTTGCTCAGCGCCGGCTGGGAGATGCCCAGCAGCCGCGCCGCCAGGGTCTGGTTGTTGCCGGCCCGCTCCATGGCGGCGTCAACCAGCATGTCCGCCGCTTCGCTCAGGGTCGGCAGTTCGGGCAGCATGGCGAAGATGTTCTCCCGGTCAGCTGTTCGCTGCAGTTCGCGTCCCTCCCCGGTACGTTCCCTGAAGACCGCCATCGAGAGCACCCCCCCTTCGTGCCGGCTGACGGCGTCGTGCACCATCGCCTCCAGCTCCCTGACGTTGCCGGGAAAGGAGTAGGACATCAGCAGGTCGAGCAGTTCCGGCGGCGGCGTCGGCACCGGCTTGTTCAGTTCGGCGGCGGCCTTGCGCAGAAAGTGATCGAGCAGCAGGGGGATGTCCTCTTTCCGCTCGCGCAGGGGCGGGATGCGCACCTGATGGGCGTGCAGCCGGTAATAGAGGTCCTTGCGGAAACTGCGGTCGGACACCTTGGCCGCCAGGTCCTGGTTGGTGGCGCAGATGATGCGCGCCGAGCTCTGCCGCGGCGTGTCGCTGCCGAGCGGGTAGTATTCGCCCTCCTGAATCAGCCGCAGCAGCTTGACCTGGCTGGCCGGCGACAGATCGCCGATCTCGTCGAGAAAAAGGGTGCCGCCGGCCGCCTTCTCCACCATGCCGGCCCGCTCGCGCTCGGCTCCGGTGTAGGCGCCGCGGGCATGGCCGAACAGGGTGTCGGCAAAGACGTTGTCGTCGAGGCCGGCGACATTGACGTTCACCTGCTCGCCCCGGCCGTTGCTCAGCAGGTGCACCGCCCTGGCGACCAGCTCCTTGCCGACACCGCTTTCGCCGAGAATCAGCACCGGCTGCCTGGAGGCGGCGATCGATTCGAGATAGCCGAAAATCGCCAGCATCGAAGGATGCCGGGTGACGATGTGGTCGAAGACCTCCGGCCGTTCCAGCCGGCGACCGAACAGCCGCCTCCGGATGGCATGGTTCTCCCGCTGCAGGCGGACCATGCGCACCGCCCGGCGCACGCCGTCGAGCAGGCGGTCTTCCTCCACCGTCTTGACGAAATAGTCGAACGCTCCCTGGCGCATGCAGCGCACGGCGGTTTCGAGCTGGTTCATGCCGGACAGGATGATAACCTGCACCTCGGGATGTTCCTCGGTAATGCGCTGCAGCAGCTCCTCGCCGCCGACATGTGGCATGGTCAGATCGAGCAGCACCAGACCGATGTCGTGCTCCGCCAGCAGGCGGGGAACCTCCCGGCTGTCGGAACACTGAAGCAGGTTGGTGAAACCTCCCGGCCCCTCGAGAATCATGCCGAGGCTGCGCAGCCAGGGAAGCTCGTCGTCCACCATCAGAATGCTGAATTCTGGATTAAGCGCGTCATTCATCTCCGGGCCTCTCCTGGGGCAGATAGAGCCTGACCCGCGTCCCCTCGCCAAGACGCGAGGTGAACTCGAGCCGGCCGCCGTGTTCCTCGACGATACCAGCCGAAACCGACAGTCCCAGGCCGGTGCCGCCGCTCTCACGGCGGGTGGTGAAGAAGGGATCGGTCAGCTTCGGCAAATGCTGCGGATCGATGCCCCGGCCCTCGTCCGCCACCTCTAGAACCAAATGGTCGCCATCGCGCCAGGTGCGCAAAGTAACGGCCTGGTCGTGGGAGGTCAGGGCCTGGCAGGCGTTGAGCAGCAGGTTGACCACCACCTGCTCGATGCGCTGCGCCTTGCCGCGAAAGGTCGGCAATCCATCGGCGAGCTCGATCTGAAAACGGCTGGTCGCCTTCTTCAGGGTGTTCTCCACCAGCCGTACCGCCGCCTGGGCCACCTCGTTCAGGTCGACATCCTCGTTCAGTTCGGCGTCGTCGCGGCGGGCGAAGTCCTTCAGGTCCTCGACGATCCGCTTGATGCGCCCGGCCGCCTGCTGCATCTCGTTGAGCATCTGCGGGATCTCGTCGCGCATGCGCGAGTAGTTGAGCCAGCCGAGCCTGAAATCGCCAGTCTGGCGGTAATGCTCGTCCAGCCGGGCGGCCACATCGGCCCAGACCTTTTTCAGGATCGGCAGATTGAGCAGGATCAGGCCGTTGGGATTGTTCACCTCGTGTGCCACCCCGGACACCAGCACCCCCAGGGACGCCATCTTGTCGGCCTGGATAAGCTGCTGCTGGTGCACCTTGAGCCGCCGCAGGGCCTCCTCCTTTTCGGCGATCTCCCGTTTCAGATCCTCGGTCCGCAGGGCGACCTGCCGCTTGAGGGTGCTCGACCAGATGACGGTCAGGATCAGCACCGCCAGCAACGGCCCGACGACCAGGGCGCCGAGCCGGACGATGCGCTCCCAGGGAACGCCAGGTTCCGGCAGCACCCCCAACCAGCGTTCATAGATCTGGCGGTAGCGACCCGACTTCTTCAGCAGCGCCAGGCCCTCGTTGATCTTGGCCAGCAGGTCGCGGTTGCCTTTCTTCACCGCGTAGCCGTAGTCCTGGGCCACCAGCGGCCGGGCGATGGGATGGATGTTGTCCAGGCCGGCCTTGTGTATCAGGTATTCGCCGGGCAGCTTGGCGACCAGGGCGGCATCGCACTCTCCTTCGGCGAGCAGTCTCAGGGCGTCCTCCAGGGTCTCGACCGGCACCAGCTCGGCGTTCAGTTCCGGCCGGTCGAGCATGAAATCGTGCATCACCGCCCCGCGCATGACGATGACCCGCTTGTTGGCCAGGTCCCGCAGTCTTTTGATCGGCGAACCGTTGCGCACCCAGATCGACTGGTGCACC
It includes:
- a CDS encoding sigma-54-dependent transcriptional regulator, which codes for MNDALNPEFSILMVDDELPWLRSLGMILEGPGGFTNLLQCSDSREVPRLLAEHDIGLVLLDLTMPHVGGEELLQRITEEHPEVQVIILSGMNQLETAVRCMRQGAFDYFVKTVEEDRLLDGVRRAVRMVRLQRENHAIRRRLFGRRLERPEVFDHIVTRHPSMLAIFGYLESIAASRQPVLILGESGVGKELVARAVHLLSNGRGEQVNVNVAGLDDNVFADTLFGHARGAYTGAERERAGMVEKAAGGTLFLDEIGDLSPASQVKLLRLIQEGEYYPLGSDTPRQSSARIICATNQDLAAKVSDRSFRKDLYYRLHAHQVRIPPLRERKEDIPLLLDHFLRKAAAELNKPVPTPPPELLDLLMSYSFPGNVRELEAMVHDAVSRHEGGVLSMAVFRERTGEGRELQRTADRENIFAMLPELPTLSEAADMLVDAAMERAGNNQTLAARLLGISQPALSKRLRQRRSVS
- a CDS encoding TAXI family TRAP transporter solute-binding subunit — its product is MKKLLTLCLAAVVAVAMLPVSGFAARTTYVTIGTGGVTGVYYPTGGAIAKMVNKKRKQYHLRATVESTGGSVFNVNAIMAGDLEFGVVQSDRQYQAYHGTADWEGKPQKKLRAVFSIHPESVTIVAAADKNIKTVYDLKGKIVNIGNPGSGQRGNAIDLLQAAGIDYKKDLKAEGLKAAESASMLQDGRIDAFFYTVGHPNGSVKEAVAGARKVNFVEVPKAIVDKLVAKFPYYAPSFIPVDQYPGVMNKKNVETFGVKATFCTSADVPDDIVYAITKEVFENFDEFKKLHPAYAVLTKESMLQGLSAPIHPGALKYYKEAGLMK
- a CDS encoding transporter substrate-binding domain-containing protein, producing MWWGLLLFCLSLFLSAMPAVAEDDEPGRLPVRESPVVIGGDHNYPPYEFLDENGDPAGFNVELSRAIAEVMGMEIEIRLGPWDEMRRGLADGTIDILQGMAFTRERTSEVDFSIPHAKVHQSIWVRNGSPIKRLRDLANKRVIVMRGAVMHDFMLDRPELNAELVPVETLEDALRLLAEGECDAALVAKLPGEYLIHKAGLDNIHPIARPLVAQDYGYAVKKGNRDLLAKINEGLALLKKSGRYRQIYERWLGVLPEPGVPWERIVRLGALVVGPLLAVLILTVIWSSTLKRQVALRTEDLKREIAEKEEALRRLKVHQQQLIQADKMASLGVLVSGVAHEVNNPNGLILLNLPILKKVWADVAARLDEHYRQTGDFRLGWLNYSRMRDEIPQMLNEMQQAAGRIKRIVEDLKDFARRDDAELNEDVDLNEVAQAAVRLVENTLKKATSRFQIELADGLPTFRGKAQRIEQVVVNLLLNACQALTSHDQAVTLRTWRDGDHLVLEVADEGRGIDPQHLPKLTDPFFTTRRESGGTGLGLSVSAGIVEEHGGRLEFTSRLGEGTRVRLYLPQERPGDE